In a single window of the uncultured Fibrobacter sp. genome:
- a CDS encoding cellulase family glycosylhydrolase, translating into MKKELTALVPFALALSLCLTACDNGGSHNAVAPKEDDSTAAKAIDYSKGRAMNKRLGKGINLGNSWESQGSSLDCSWGNCIEDTDFAVVKAAGFNSIRLPVRWQQDSDYGTHTVDPARLAGVKEDIELALAQGLAVIVNFHHYVELNEAGNNYTTDPQAYEEEKAHFLKLWEQVATELNKYPDSMLVLEILNEPTISNAERVSNLMNDAYQVIRANAPGKTIMFEAYHAAKFADLKDLKLPEDGNIIYSGHYYEPYTYSHQGHSYACKGDDAYANTAIYDMATYSKIATELYPDVNGGHVPMNMGEFGISGGGDFANSRSCNEGESLPSARMKAKWAKLTIQAAESNDISWHYWGFTKVGGFEAYSRNDDAWYEGFPEAFGF; encoded by the coding sequence ATGAAAAAAGAATTAACAGCTCTTGTACCGTTTGCACTCGCCCTGAGTTTGTGCCTGACCGCCTGCGACAACGGCGGCTCCCATAACGCCGTGGCCCCTAAAGAAGATGATTCGACAGCGGCGAAGGCTATCGACTATTCCAAGGGTCGCGCCATGAACAAGAGGCTCGGCAAGGGTATCAACCTTGGCAACTCCTGGGAATCCCAAGGGAGCAGCCTTGACTGCAGCTGGGGTAACTGCATTGAAGACACCGATTTTGCTGTCGTTAAGGCGGCAGGATTCAATTCTATTCGACTCCCCGTGCGTTGGCAGCAGGATTCCGACTATGGCACCCATACCGTAGACCCTGCCCGTCTCGCCGGCGTGAAAGAAGATATCGAGCTTGCCCTTGCCCAAGGACTCGCTGTCATCGTGAACTTCCACCACTATGTCGAGCTGAACGAAGCCGGTAACAACTATACGACCGACCCCCAGGCATACGAAGAGGAAAAGGCTCACTTCTTGAAATTGTGGGAACAGGTCGCCACGGAATTGAACAAATACCCCGATTCCATGCTCGTGCTTGAAATTTTGAACGAGCCCACCATTTCTAACGCCGAACGCGTAAGCAACCTCATGAATGACGCTTACCAGGTGATCCGTGCAAACGCACCCGGCAAGACAATCATGTTCGAAGCCTACCATGCCGCAAAATTTGCAGACCTTAAGGACTTGAAACTGCCGGAAGACGGAAACATCATCTATTCCGGGCATTATTACGAACCCTACACCTATAGCCACCAGGGCCATAGCTACGCCTGCAAGGGCGACGACGCTTACGCCAACACCGCTATTTACGACATGGCCACCTATTCAAAGATTGCAACGGAGCTCTACCCCGACGTAAATGGCGGACACGTTCCCATGAACATGGGTGAATTCGGCATTTCGGGCGGCGGCGACTTTGCCAACAGCAGAAGTTGCAACGAAGGCGAATCGCTCCCGTCGGCAAGAATGAAGGCCAAGTGGGCAAAGTTGACTATTCAGGCTGCGGAATCGAACGATATTTCCTGGCACTACTGGGGATTTACGAAAGTAGGCGGATTCGAAGCCTACAGCCGTAATGATGACGCTTGGTACGAAGGATTCCCCGAAGCTTTCGGATTCTAA